The Elaeis guineensis isolate ETL-2024a chromosome 3, EG11, whole genome shotgun sequence region AATCAAAGACAAAACACAAAACTGGGGATTCAGAAAAATAATGATTTTCAAGGGATTTTGGATTGAAAAATTCAgcaaaaatttaagattaaaacCTATGACAGATTGAGGGCATGTGATGGAAGAGATTTACCTGATTAAGAtgaaatttgatctgattttcagCAGCCAAAGTAAGATCATATCCATCGGATGAAAGGAGGGAAGAAAACCAATGATTAATCTATGATTTTTTGTAAGGAAAAATCCAAGAGATTGAGGCCTTTAAATAGACCTCTAATGGCAAGAATTTAGAGTTCGATTGAGTCTCTGTTTTCCTAATATCTTTAGGATTTTGGATCGAAGGAGTTAGCTTCCATGCGACCCTGCCCCTTCCACAGTAATTTTCAATATGTGCAACGCACATGTTGgtccttttttttaatttgttgatTAAGTGggttttgttttaaaattttggatattaTAGGATGGAGAACGAAGAAGTCAGAGCTCTATGGAAGAGCTGAATTCCAGTGCATATGGAGTCCATCTCCGGAAGAAGGCATACAAATTCGATCTTCCTTGCAAGATAGGTGTTCATTTACTTAAAGAGTTCCAAAAAAAGATTTTATAGATGAAGGTAAGTATTGTCGCCTTCAGGGGCATGCACCATCCATCAGATAATAACTGCACGTATGTCTTGAGGTTGTTGAGATCATGGATCTCGTTAGTGGAGGAAAGAGTGAAGCACTGAGTGGTTAGATTGCTTGTCATCTTGCAGATAGAACTCCACCAGCATGGTAGTAAAAGAACATGTGGTAGAGGCTTGAATAACATACCAAATGTGATGCTTGGTACATGCAGGTAATATTGCCAATATATTGATCACTATGTTTGTTACGCACAGGTAATGTTGTAGTAGAATTAtcaaaaatcttgattgacatgtttggtatgacaatcatatTACTAGTAATgtgaaataaaatttctaaaatacCTTCAGTAATTTGAGTTGGGAGTGTGGTAGTACTATGGGTGTGGTAGTGGCATGGAGAAGCGGTGAGTTAGGGGTTGCGGAGAACCATAGGCAGAGGGGAGGGGTAGGTGGCGGGCACGCACAGAGGAGCCATGGGGATGGTGGGGACGAGCGCAGAGGAGCCGCAGGGGTGTGTGGATCGGAGGGTGTGGGGAACCACAAGCACCtgaggggggagggggagggggcggGCATGCACAAAGGAGCCATAGGGGTGGTGAGGATGAGCATTGAGGAGCCATGAGAGAGTGGTGGAGGATGAGGGTGGAGGTGTCATGAGCAGGCAAGGGGCAGAGGAGCCGCAAGTTGTGGGGGGGGGAGAGGAGCTGTGGGTAGACGTATGGAGATGGAGGAGCTATGGGTACGGGATGCGTGCGGAGGAGCCGCAGATGGCGCTGAAGGAAGGGTtggggaagagagaggagggttgGGTGACGAATTGTGTGCAATTTTTTTGAGGGATaactttatctaaattttttattgcaaTATTGCCAATGAAGTAGTAATCTAGATAGCCATCCCTTCACAAGGCTATCTAGTTTGCCTTATGAGAAGTTATGTAGATTATCAAGATAATTTGGATTGCCATCCAAAAAATATACCAAATATAGCAATTCAGTGGGTCCACTTTAAATTGCCAGTAATTTGGATAGATTGACAGCTACCAAATGTAACCTTAAGTCAATGCTTGATAGACGTTGCTCTATTCACACCAATTTTGATCACGTCCAGAAGTTGCATAGGGTTTAATCTAGATAACTTaatattgatctaaaaaaatttagcatatCTCAGATATGCATATTGATCATTAATTGTATGAGCACAAAGTAAGGTATGATTATGTGTTTCCTGGAAGGTTAGTGGGAGTGCACAGCAATGTATTATTGTCCCATCCCCAACTGACGTTGCAAGCCAGGAATGTAGCAACCGATACATGTTGAAAAGATCCAAAAATTCCAATATTTGTAATAAAACCTAAGAAAAGTTTTGGATCTTCTTATTCTTAAATTACCTAGCGCATATTCTAATATTTGCATTGAGCTTATTGTCCCTCTCAAAACTATTGCATGAGCCAATTACCATATGTTAGATCTTATCTGAACTTAGTTATCGTTGGACTCTCTTGGCAATTCAATTAGATAGTTCTAGACAAACTTTTATTTTAGGAAGATTAACTTTATGATTTAATGAATTCGAAGATCCCAAATCAACTCGCTTTTGAGCATTTCTCGGTAACCATCTAGAAGATCCAAAATTTCTCTTTATGATTTATCCCAAATCAATTGTTATACTCAGTATTATATTTCACTGGTTATTTCACCGATGGTAGCAAGAAATCCTCGGTCAAATCACAAACCTAAATTTTGTTTTTAAAAATTGAGAGTAACAATGTAAGAGAAATCTAGTAATTTAATTCAAACAGGATAACCTAAATTTATTAGAAATTCCAATTGAGTCGCATGCTTTACGCcaattttttcttttccaaaTCCTCCTTCAAAAGGTTCATCAAATACTTATAAATTACTAAACTATCAAGAAATAAAGAGATCAATCTACTTCAACTCAAAAGACTAAGAAACGTCAAATAGAGAAGAAAACTAAGAGCTCTTCCTGATCACGACATCTCCTCTTCCAATTCATCCAATTTCGAATCTTAACCATACAATTTTTTGCTTGATTTTCTGATACTTTAAAATTCATTCTTAGCCTGCACATTAAGCTAATTTATCTTAATATACCAATTTTGCAAGCAGTTTACATCCATGATCACTTCTAGGTTCCCAAAGCCACTTAAATAACCAGTGAATACATAGTTAAAAACAGCATAACTTAATAACAGAACATGAATTCCCAGATACATTAATTATGTAACCTCGGTTGTACTCATTCTAGGCCTAGCCTTCGTATACTGAATATGCCTTACAAATACAATAGCCATTGAAGAGACTAAACCAAGCATGCTACaataatgatgaaaatcagaCTCAAGCAGGATGATGAAGCACAGACTCCTGGAAAGCAGGATGAGAATATTGTTTGCTAACCGCCAGAACAATAAGATTCAATGCAGCCACGCTATGTTGAGGATGACAGCCACCACGGCTGGTCAGTTTTTGTAGTAATCTAGAATAGTATAGACTGATTGGAGAATAGTGAGCCCAAGGAGAAGGACAGCTGCTACTAATGAAATGATCGCCCATGGATTTTTGAAATAGTCATGCACAGCTTTGGCACGCCACCTAGGCCATCTCGACTGGCAATAAGCATTCAAATCTTTGTACACATCCTTAAGGTGGCTATCTGAATTGCAAACAACACCATTGCCAAGTTTGTTGAAGAGAGATGCAATGTCCTCGTCAGCACCAAGACATCGGTGAATGATCCCTTTTCGGTGGAGCAATTCCACATCTCTTGGGGTGTTGATGATGTCATCCACGAACAAGGTATGATGAGTAACGTCCATCCCATGTCTACGGCAACATTGCTCCAAAGCGATGAGGTTTGCGAAAATCAAGTTTGTTGCATCATCAATCTCAAGGGCCGGGATTTCCAGCACCCCGTTACAGAATGAAATGTCGAGAAAGCTTGGTGTCTTTCTCACCTTGATCTTCACTCCAGCCTCTGTAAGTTCAGTTGTGGTGGGGACAGTCGATGGGGGTGTTTCTGAAAGCGAGGAATTGGTACACCATGGCAATACCTTGGAGAGACAATTCCCACTCGCGTTCCCCAACCTTGGAATACTCGAGATCCATTTGTGGAACAAGTGGAGTAAATGATCCACATCCCCGAAGCCCTGGGAGGGCAGCTGCGGGTGCTGATTTTTCAAATGCCGTGGCTGTGGGAGAAAACCAATGAACAGGGAGATGGCGGCCTTTTGAAGGCGGGAGCTATTCCACCGTGACATCCTCAGCGCATCAAGAAGATGAACGATAACGAAATAAGGAATTTGATTTTCGAGCAGCAGCAAGTCAGCAACGATGAAATTTCGGAACCACACGTTATCCCATAACAGCGATTTGAGCTCCTCCTCTTGCAGAATCTTGTCACGGATCCCAATAAATAAATGGACGATGAAACATCCATCAAGCAGCAGCATCTCCACAAACTGATCGCTATCCAAGTCGATCACCTCCGAGTAGCAGTCCCGGGCCTGTttctccaaatccttcatctttcTTAGGCCCTCGTTCTTGCTCCCGTCCGGAACTTTGGAGAGATAGTTGTGTAGTAGCCGCCACTTGAGCTGCTCCATGGCCTTCAAGTCCTCGGACTTGCCACGATGGTAGGGGCCGATGGAGACCAGTTTGGGCTCGTAGGCACTCTGATTGCCGCATCGCATGATCGGCGGGACTCTGAAGATGGTTGGCTTGGCTGGGGATTTTCTCGGCAACGACATTCCCGCTCTAAGTTTGATAGATTCCAACCATGGTGTATTGATCTCCAAGGCGACCTGTTCGTCGGCTTCTGTCGGTGGTCTTCTTTCATCCATTCTTCGTTTTTTTTATCTCCTCTCCCCACTCAAGTGCCAGGGAACTCTTTGGGCAATGCGGTGGCCGCGGAGGAGGACCCTAACATCCTTTAAGTAGGTGAAGTTGCGGATAAACTTGATGCCAATCAGTCAACATAATTATAGTGTAAATATTTAATACAACAGGTGAcaactaaaaatattaaaaaaagacTTATATGATGGTAAGATTAGTCTACGGAGTGAAGGTGATTGTGGTACAAATATTTAATACAATAAGTGACaactaaaaatactaaaaaatgaCTAGTGTGCGTAGGTGGTGGGACCAACCTACAGGTTCTGACATGATTTATCACTAGAGTGTGATTGATGGatgtattatttatttttaattaatattcaAGTCTCTGTCACGTGGAGCTGCTCCATTTCTCGGTAGGATCCGGAtcggatcaaaaataaatttaaattaaatttaaaaaataataaattttatatttaaatttaaatctgatctgatttattttaaattgagTTGAAAATTCAATCTAAAAACAATCCGACCCGATGGATCGCGAGCCGATCCAAGCATAATTTCAATCCTATTTGGAGGGAGAGCTAACTCCGATGGTAGCTTAAAATTGtctacatggcacacaacgactgaGACTGCAAATAGTCATTAGCCCCAATCTCATGGGTCAAGTAAACCATGCATGGACTTTCATGGTTTGATTAGTCATTATCTTTGTGGAATATGTCTACCATGCCAGGCTGTTAGAACGGTGGGACCGTGGGGCTTGGACTTGTCTCAGTCGCGACGACCAGAACTATTCAAGCACATGTGCTGTGCTGGTGACGTGATTCAGACGGAGCATGGTTAATTTATAAAGAAATCCTTCCCTTGCTATCAGTTTTTTATCGGTTTTACAACACCTTCCAAGTGCCTGGAACAATATTTTGGCTGGAGTCATAGTTCGGTTTGTTCTTTGGTTGCCACCAGCGATAAAGGGCCCCAGCAAgctcttaataaatttttttttgattgaagctCATGGTAAAATTAAGTGACAAATTTTTTTGTGAGTTATAGGGCCTAATCatttgaataattaaaaattCTCATATTTGTGGGAAGTACGAACCCCAATGCTATAAGAATAATCAATTGAAAGATTGAAGAAGAGataaatttggtctaattgtagaaagaatatttaaaattagatttattttttcttaagagTATATATATTAAGTCTTGGTCAAGAAGCCAGGCTAATCATTCAAGGCATtaactatcaaaaaataaaaaaatataaattataaatcacaCATGAATTTGCACAAGCCTTGGCACAATTTATGACTAGATCATGGATTAtgcatattttattaatatatttttgacCAAAAAagcttatttaaataaataacagaaaatactaaataaaaaattcaaatatttgatttctatttcattataaacaaaatatttgtgtaaataattaataaaagaaaTAGAGTATTGgtcaatattttattatctaGAGTCACTAAATGAGCACAATTGTTGtacattatcaaaaaatattaaccAAAGACAATATGTGGGTTGGGTTAGCTCCTAcactattttaaattaaaaataaactaGCTTAAAATCTCATGTGATGCATggtatgtaattatttttttaaataatatttttataaattaaaaatttaacataatataaaagtcatcatagatgatatcaaatgttctaaataaaaatataaatttagattgTTTAAATAACATAATAGTAAAAAGTAACATAATCATTTCTGTCATTTGTTGATAGGGAAATCattctttgaatcaatattttcagCATCAGTTGTTTCGAAATTCTCATCATTAAGTAGAGTACGACCATCTATTTGCATCCCACGCACATCTCTTTTCTTCATAGTCATATCAATAACAAAAATTTCATTTTTCATCTACTTCAATATGCAAAAAAGAGATTTACTTATCAATTattagaataaaatatataaatataatcatcaatacgtaaaagaataaaaatatatcactcacAATGGATTTTTCTTGTCTTCTGATTTGTTGCATGTATCATTCGAAACTATTTTAAGAACAGTATAGCTTAGTCTTCCTTCTTTGAGATTgtattcattaattttaatttagaagatataatttttttctataatttttttgatttctaagGGAACAATGGAATTATCATCTTTCTGCACCAAAAAAAATACATAATTTGATATCATTAAGTAATTTATTGgatgaataaaatataaaatatatactatatataccTTATCCATACATAATTCTTTAGCTAATTTGCTGATTAATCGTTGAGCAACTTTATCGAAAAAGATAAATGATGCAAATTTGTTATAATCCTTCACATAAAATTATAATCGGTATCTAAATAATCCCATCGACCCcatgtaatatatatttttttccatcgggagtcttcctccttttctCACATGCACATCGGGAGTTTTGTTCGATAAGGCTCTTCTTCGGGTGTTGGAAAAAAAACCAAATGAAAACTAGCTCCAATCCTTCCATTGTTTCATTCTAcgtggtaaaaaaaaatttttcccaaATGTCAAACGGAAACAAACCAATGCGGAAGCTCTGTTTTGAGACCACCTTGCCATCAGGAAGCTCCTGCTTGTCTCTCTCCTTAGCCCCCTCTTTGCCACCATGGACCCCCTCCCCCCCGCATCTCCCTCCTTGCTTCCCGTGCCTACCTCTCCCTCCTTGTCTCTCCCTCTGCTCCCCTATACACCCTCTTCACCCCCGTCCCCTTCATCTCCCTCCTCTACTTCCTCCGCCACCTTCAAGCCCATTTCCTCCACCTCCCTTGCTACCATCCAGCAAGCCGACACCGCCCACGACCATCAAAAGACAGGCCAGAAGTGGAAGGCCGGTCACCCCCACGATATCATCAGTTCATCGATAGACCAACAATCAGATGCCAAAGACTTGTAACCCCAAGTTCTCCGTCGCAACCCCAAATGATTGGAATGCTGCCATCTGCAGCCTCACCACTAGCCCCGACCCCATCTCTGCCCTCCTCGTCTTCACCCATGAAATGCTCCTCCTCTCCCCCCTTGCCCTGACACCCTCATCCTCTCCTTCATCATCTGCACCACTGCCCGCCTTTCCACCCTCCACCCCACCCGCCAGCTCCACTCCCTCCTCCTTTGCCTTGACCTCACCGTCGATGTCCGCCTCACCACCACCCTCCTCGATGCCAATGCCAAGGCCCCGACCTCCCCTCCACCCACCAGATCTTCTCTGAGATGCCCCTCTTTGACATTGCCACCTAGAATGCCCTCATCTCAAGCCTCGCCCTCTCCAATTGACCGTCCAACACCCTCGCCATCTTCCAccacctctcttcctttctcaatCCCTCCGACCCCACCCCCAATGATGGCACCATCGTCACTGTCCTCTCTGCCTATGCCTAGCTCGGCCCCCTCGGctgggagtcttcctcctcctttcttcATATGGCTTCACTCCACGTGGCGAAAGACTTTTTATCCACATGTCAAATAGAGACAAACCAATGCGGAttctttattttaatatatatatatgatttatataatatataataaataaatattaaaaaattctatccatactatcttttaattattttttctataataTCCTATGGCCACTGAAGAGGTTACGAATCCAACTGACATGGTAGTGTATTATTGTCCCATTAAAATTTTGTTAATCATATTCTGATGTAGGAGGGAGGGCATTATTAGTTTTATATTGATTATGAGTTAAGAGAAACTGGCTTATATGAAGAAACAACTCTTCTTATGTGAGGCatcttttgaaagataaaatcGTAAGGCCCATAGATTAGAGTAGGCAATATCTCATGTAAAGAGCCATGAGCCTTGGTTGCAACAGTAGTGAGCTAGGTAGGAGACTACTCTTGTGACTGTGGGACACCTCCCCCCTACACACACTTCTCCTTGATTGGGTGAGGGGGCGATTGTGGTAAAAAGGAGGTGCGGCAAGGGCTTATGGGTCATCATGTGATATATTATTTGCTCTGGCCCATGAGCCTTACGGTTGTGTTCttcaaattttaatctaaaagatACCTCATATAGAAAGGATAGTCCTTTTCTATATAAGCCAGAATCTCTTTTTACTCACAATTAATGCTGGGCTAATAATGCCCTCTCCTCTATACTATAACATAGTCCTAATCAAAGGAGAGTCTGTGTATGGATGAGAGGTgtcctcttttttatttttaccatGGCTTTCCAATAATGAGAGAATTTATATACAGATAAGAGGAGCCCCACAATCATAGGGGTGGTCCCTTTTCTGATGCGCCACTGTTGCAGCCAAGGGTTCTTGACTTAGCATATGAGATATTATCTACTTTGGCTTGTGGGCCTTAGAATTTTGCCCTTTAGAAAGTGTCTCACAGAGAAGAGATTGTCTCATTCTATATAAGCTAGACTCTCTCTTGACTTACAACCGTTGTGGAGACTAAAAATgcaatcctcccacaacattagcCTCCTAGTCAAGGGGGA contains the following coding sequences:
- the LOC105034091 gene encoding UPF0481 protein At3g47200-like, whose protein sequence is MDERRPPTEADEQVALEINTPWLESIKLRAGMSLPRKSPAKPTIFRVPPIMRCGNQSAYEPKLVSIGPYHRGKSEDLKAMEQLKWRLLHNYLSKVPDGSKNEGLRKMKDLEKQARDCYSEVIDLDSDQFVEMLLLDGCFIVHLFIGIRDKILQEEELKSLLWDNVWFRNFIVADLLLLENQIPYFVIVHLLDALRMSRWNSSRLQKAAISLFIGFLPQPRHLKNQHPQLPSQGFGDVDHLLHLFHKWISSIPRLGNASGNCLSKVLPWCTNSSLSETPPSTVPTTTELTEAGVKIKVRKTPSFLDISFCNGVLEIPALEIDDATNLIFANLIALEQCCRRHGMDVTHHTLFVDDIINTPRDVELLHRKGIIHRCLGADEDIASLFNKLGNGVVCNSDSHLKDVYKDLNAYCQSRWPRWRAKAVHDYFKNPWAIISLVAAVLLLGLTILQSVYTILDYYKN